One window of Syngnathus acus chromosome 16, fSynAcu1.2, whole genome shotgun sequence genomic DNA carries:
- the lingo4b gene encoding LOW QUALITY PROTEIN: leucine-rich repeat and immunoglobulin-like domain-containing nogo receptor-interacting protein 4b (The sequence of the model RefSeq protein was modified relative to this genomic sequence to represent the inferred CDS: inserted 3 bases in 2 codons; deleted 1 base in 1 codon): MTGTRQTQDLTPLDRCCYDPLHSGADTEGGKNVCGVSGRWLAWGILLQVGLDVSARDCPPRCSXRPDAKEVICSGKHLNSARRAFPAIAKHLDLTTTKFGPXGRRQFSGLHELQDLDLSDNMISMIEVEAFQGLQNLRTLRIKNNRLKILPVGVFSGLSGLRYLDLSHNEILVFLDYTFRETVNLQTLDADENDLVFISQRAFFGLQSLQELNINRSNLTSIPTEALSHLQSLTYLRMLRLTITTLPNNAFRRLHRLHTLILANWPSLDTVAGNSLTGLNLTALVISSCNLSTVPYSALRHLAYLRFLDLSYNPITVVHGNLLRDLQRLQELHLAGGNLLRVEPGAFKGLASLRMLNLTSNQLTTLEESTLHSVGNLQVLRLDGNPLSCDCRLLWVVRRRLRLNFDGRQPTCSSHDAAKQREFRDFSEKELTRVFTCRPARILDRRPQEARVEDGTTVLFTCKADGDPAPSITWISSHRNVISPAGRIRALPNGTLEVRFAQVHDSGTYQCLAGNAAGNDSITVGLYVKGGQRNQTIPFFPEEDWLEQPLIPQATNSSAQQAKPYPFDAKTLIIATTMGFLSFLSSVAICFIFMFFWSQSKGQIKHTATIDFVPRSSMGGGGDGGDGGRFTMKLI; encoded by the exons ATGACCGGAACCCGCCAGACCCAAGATTTGACTCCACTTGACCGGTGCTGTTATGATCCTCTGCACTCGGGCGCTGACACG GAAGGGGGTAAGAATGTTTGCGGAGTCTCTGGTAGATGGCTGGCATGGGGCATcctgctccaggtgggacTGGACGTCTCCGCAAGGGACTGCCCTCCTCGCTGCT GTCGGCCTGACGCTAAGGAAGTCATCTGCTCCGGGAAACATTTGAACTCCGCCCGGAGGGCTTTCCCGGCGATTGCGAAGCATTTGGATTTAACTACAACAAAATTCGGACC TGGGCGTCGCCAGTTCTCTGGCCTCCATGAACTTCAAGATCTGGACCTCAGTGACAATATGATCTCGATGATTGAGGTGGAAGCTTTTCAGGGGCTACAGAATCTCAGGACGCTTCGGATTAAGAATAATCGGCTGAAGATCCTCCCCGTGGGTGTTTTCTCTGGCTTGTCCGGTCTACGATATCTCGATCTGAGCCATAATGAGATTCTGGTTTTCCTGGACTACACCTTCAGAGAGACGGTCAATCTGCAGACGCTGGACGCCGATGAG AATGACTTGGTGTTCATTTCCCAGCGAGCTTTCTTTGGTTTGCAGAGTTTGCAGGAGCTCAACATCAATCGTAGTAATTTGACGTCCATTCCCACCGAGGCGTTGTCTCACCTGCAGAGCCTCACGTACCTTCGCATGCTGCGCCTCACCATTACGACGCTGCCTAACAATGCTTTCCGCCGACTGCACCGGCTGCACACCCTGATCCTGGCCAACTGGCCCTCACTGGACACGGTAGCCGGCAACAGCTTGACCGGACTCAACCTGACCGCTCTGGTCATCAGCAGCTGCAACCTCAGCACGGTGCCGTACTCGGCTCTGCGTCACCTGGCCTACCTGCGTTTCCTGGACCTGTCCTACAACCCCATCACTGTTGTTCATGGGAATCTGTTACGGGACCTCCAAAGACTCCAAGAGTTACATCTAGCCGGCGGGAACCTGCTGCGAGTAGAGCCGGGGGCCTTCAAGGGTCTCGCCTCGCTCCGAATGCTCAACTTGACATCAAACCAGCTGACGACTTTAGAGGAGAGCACCTTGCACTCAGTGGGGAACCTTCAGGTGCTGAGGTTGGATGGGAATCCCTTGTCCTGCGACTGCCGTCTGCTCTGGGTGGTCCGTCGGCGATTACGCTTGAACTTTGACGGACGGCAACCCACGTGCTCGTCCCACGACGCAGCGAAGCAGCGAGAATTTCGGGACTTTTCCGAAAAGGAGCTGACAAGGGTCTTCACCTGCCGGCCCGCTCGAATCCTGGACCGTAGGCCGCAGGAAGCCAGGGTGGAGGACGGCACCACCGTTCTTTTCACCTGCAAGGCGGATGGGGATCCGGCACCGTCCATCACTTGGATCTCATCCCACAGGAACGTGATTTCTCCAGCGGGAAGAATCAGAGCTTTGCCCAACGGTACCCTAGAGGTGCGGTTCGCGCAGGTCCACGACAGCGGCACCTATCAGTGCCTCGCGGGCAACGCCGCCGGCAACGACAGCATCACGGTCGGCCTCTACGTGAAAGGGGGCCAGCGTAACCAGACCATCCCCTTCTTCCCAGAGGAGGACTGGTTAGAACAGCCCCTGATCCCTCAAGCCACCAACTCCTCGGCCCAACAGGCAAAGCCGTACCCCTTTGACGCCAAGACGCTGATCATTGCCACCACCATGGGTTTCCTGTCCTTCCTCAGCTCGGTGGCCATCTGCTTCATCTTCATGTTCTTTTGGAGCCAGAGCAAAGGCCAGATCAAGCACACGGCCACCATCGACTTTGTTCCTCGCTCCTCCATGGGCGGCGGAGGGGACGGCGGCGACGGCGGCAGGTTCACCATGAAACTCATTTAA